The proteins below are encoded in one region of Halocatena salina:
- a CDS encoding 30S ribosomal protein S8e → MKDQGRSPKKRTGGRRRTVRKKRLHQLGRSPTETRVGDQTLKTIDARGGETKVRAISTDTANVATDDGTMSAMIETVVENSANPNYVRRNIITKGAILETDAGRARVTSRPGQTGQVNAVLLDE, encoded by the coding sequence ATGAAAGACCAGGGACGCTCCCCGAAGAAGCGAACCGGTGGCCGTCGACGAACCGTCCGCAAGAAACGCCTCCACCAGCTCGGTCGGTCACCAACCGAAACTCGCGTCGGTGACCAGACGCTCAAGACGATCGACGCGCGCGGAGGAGAGACGAAAGTTCGTGCTATCTCGACGGACACCGCAAACGTCGCGACCGACGACGGAACCATGAGTGCTATGATCGAAACCGTCGTAGAAAACAGCGCCAATCCCAACTACGTCCGCCGAAACATCATCACGAAAGGGGCGATCCTCGAAACTGACGCCGGACGAGCGCGCGTTACCTCTCGGCCCGGACAAACTGGACAGGTCAACGCCGTTCTACTGGACGAGTAA
- a CDS encoding DUF2240 family protein, with amino-acid sequence MSLKVAVGAPFRTTGRSRLEESEFVVALSLDRDWFSPDQAKRLVDVAVVEGLLRRDEGELVAEFSPESITIPDGFSPDESILRERTTFERILDSLETVDESKQDSVAAINGLQASLGISTDAAAVLYAHRNGIDVSDVARQVRAELSESAE; translated from the coding sequence ATGAGCTTGAAGGTCGCCGTGGGTGCGCCGTTTCGAACGACCGGTCGATCGCGTCTCGAGGAAAGCGAGTTCGTCGTCGCGCTGTCACTCGACCGTGACTGGTTCTCACCGGATCAAGCCAAGCGACTCGTCGACGTCGCCGTCGTTGAGGGACTCCTCCGGCGAGACGAGGGCGAGTTAGTGGCAGAATTCTCGCCGGAGTCGATCACGATCCCCGATGGATTCTCGCCCGACGAGTCGATCCTCCGCGAACGAACGACGTTCGAGCGGATTCTCGACTCGCTCGAAACTGTCGATGAATCCAAACAGGACTCCGTCGCCGCGATCAACGGGCTACAGGCGTCTCTGGGGATCAGTACGGACGCCGCCGCCGTGCTGTACGCTCACCGAAACGGGATCGACGTGAGCGACGTGGCTCGGCAAGTGCGCGCGGAGCTGTCCGAGTCAGCGGAGTGA
- a CDS encoding cytochrome P450 has product MGPSTAEGPEDEQSDELPPQLDGLPVIGSTLDLARDPIGFFDHVAEHGDVVRYEIGGSDFTIVLHPEYVEQLLVTESESVRKLRLGEVNGASNEFAPEGVLFTEGEQWRNQRIMLQNVFTPDRIERYGTTMTDVAACHAESWDDDEELAINRQFSELTLVILAKTLFDLTIEDRGSGITEVASALNEQADSSSLSTYLPAWIPTPAQRRYDRAMSEFETTIDAVIEERRSEDARPLSDRDDLLSLLLTTETPNGYRHSERELRDQLLTFLFAGHEATSLALTYTVLLVTQHPAVKKRLREEWDDVLGDSDPIPSDVPNLTYTDHVVRESLRLYPPAFAVFRTATEDIGLGNYVIPDGTNITIPQFRLHRNPRFYDDPEAFDPDRWTDPPERPEYAYFPFGGGPRHCIGMRFAMMELKLVLPTVLRRVEFELLSDSDPELAPQATLQPAEDVRTRVRTISSLR; this is encoded by the coding sequence ATGGGGCCCTCCACAGCCGAAGGACCTGAAGATGAACAGAGCGACGAACTACCTCCCCAACTGGACGGTCTGCCAGTGATCGGCAGCACGCTCGATCTCGCTCGTGATCCGATCGGCTTTTTCGATCACGTGGCCGAGCACGGCGACGTCGTCCGGTATGAAATCGGCGGATCGGATTTCACGATAGTGCTCCATCCCGAGTACGTCGAACAGTTGCTGGTCACGGAGTCGGAATCGGTTCGGAAACTCCGACTCGGTGAGGTCAACGGTGCCAGCAACGAGTTCGCCCCCGAGGGCGTGCTGTTCACCGAGGGCGAGCAGTGGCGCAACCAGCGGATCATGCTCCAAAACGTGTTCACACCAGATCGGATCGAGCGCTACGGCACCACCATGACCGACGTGGCCGCCTGCCATGCCGAATCGTGGGACGATGACGAGGAGCTGGCGATCAACCGCCAGTTTTCGGAGCTGACGCTTGTGATCCTCGCAAAAACGCTGTTCGATCTCACTATCGAGGATCGGGGATCGGGGATCACTGAAGTCGCCAGCGCGCTCAACGAACAGGCAGACTCGAGTTCCCTTTCGACGTACCTCCCCGCATGGATTCCGACCCCGGCACAACGCCGCTACGACCGGGCTATGTCAGAATTCGAAACGACCATTGACGCGGTGATCGAGGAGCGTCGATCGGAGGACGCACGACCGTTATCGGACAGGGACGACCTGCTTTCGTTGTTGCTCACGACGGAAACCCCGAACGGCTACCGTCATTCAGAGAGGGAGCTACGGGACCAGTTGCTGACATTCCTGTTCGCTGGCCATGAAGCCACGTCGCTGGCGCTGACGTACACGGTGCTGTTGGTGACCCAGCATCCAGCGGTAAAAAAGCGACTCCGCGAGGAATGGGACGACGTGCTGGGTGACAGCGATCCGATACCCAGCGACGTTCCAAATCTCACCTACACCGACCACGTTGTACGCGAATCGCTCCGGCTGTACCCTCCCGCGTTCGCCGTCTTCCGCACGGCGACCGAGGACATTGGCCTCGGTAACTACGTGATCCCGGACGGAACGAACATCACGATCCCGCAGTTCCGCCTTCACCGGAATCCACGATTCTACGACGATCCGGAGGCGTTTGATCCCGACCGGTGGACGGATCCACCCGAACGGCCGGAGTACGCCTACTTCCCCTTCGGTGGTGGACCACGCCACTGCATCGGGATGAGGTTTGCGATGATGGAGCTGAAGCTGGTCCTTCCAACGGTGCTTCGTCGCGTGGAGTTCGAGCTGCTGAGCGATTCCGATCCGGAACTCGCACCACAGGCAACGCTGCAACCCGCCGAAGACGTTCGTACCCGCGTCCGAACGATATCGTCACTCCGCTGA
- a CDS encoding helix-turn-helix domain-containing protein gives MQQFIRENTVVQYEEVVTWNVQPNASLEYELFYAEVTDVDRYVAAIERVDSTRWHRITRIDGKSVYVFACQETRKEEVVLRRAFARLELVVVPPIVYDHEAAMEMTIIGEGDALRALVNSIPGQIDVTIKEIGEYDRPNARATGALTDRQFEVLRTALDLGYFEVPREASLAELATELGCAESTVSVTLRKAEAAIVSRAASRDRRR, from the coding sequence ATGCAGCAGTTCATCCGTGAGAATACCGTCGTTCAGTACGAGGAGGTGGTGACGTGGAACGTTCAACCGAACGCGTCCCTAGAGTACGAACTGTTCTACGCGGAGGTGACCGATGTCGACCGATATGTGGCGGCGATCGAGCGGGTGGACTCGACCCGGTGGCACCGTATCACTCGGATCGACGGCAAATCGGTGTACGTGTTCGCTTGTCAGGAGACCCGCAAAGAAGAGGTGGTACTCCGGCGTGCGTTCGCTCGCCTCGAACTCGTCGTCGTGCCGCCGATCGTCTACGATCATGAAGCCGCGATGGAGATGACTATCATCGGCGAAGGGGACGCACTCAGGGCGCTCGTGAACAGTATCCCGGGCCAGATCGATGTCACGATCAAGGAGATCGGCGAGTACGACCGGCCGAACGCGCGAGCCACGGGCGCACTGACTGACCGTCAGTTCGAGGTGCTCCGGACGGCGCTTGATCTGGGCTACTTCGAGGTGCCACGGGAGGCGTCACTCGCCGAGCTGGCCACAGAACTCGGCTGTGCGGAAAGCACGGTGTCGGTCACGCTCCGGAAGGCGGAAGCCGCGATCGTCTCCCGGGCCGCTAGTAGAGACCGGCGGAGATGA